GTTAAATAGAATTTTGTACTTAACACAGGCTAGAGTCTATCAACTGGAGGCATCAGGGTTGGGGAGGATTTATTGATCAGTCATAGCCCAACTTTCCTATCAACTGACTCCCAATAATACATCCTATACTGAGTGTATAATTATAAGTGCGCCGGTTCGGTAACCCCAAACCGGCGTTCGCGTTTTAACGTAAGTAAACCGCGTCCGCCTGTGACGTATTACCAAACCGGGGACTACTGATAGGTCGCTCTTGTAAACTCTCTGAATCAATAACCATCAGTTGCTTCTTGGATCCAATTCTTCTGGTAAATACAATATGACGTCCATCATCTAGCCAACAGGGCTCAATTGAATCACGGGCTCCACGAGTAAGAATGGTGCTTTTATTTGCCTTAAAATCCCAGAGAACCAATTGAAAGCCCTCCCGAAACACTGCGGTGAATACAATCTTGCTCGGATCCAACGGATTCCAATCCGGTTCTGCACAATAATTACTAATCTGCGTCGCAATCCGGGTCATTTTACCACCCTTGGAAGGAATACGATAAAGCTGAGGCTTCCCCATTGAGTCTGACGTAAATACGAGCTCCGTGCCATCTGGCTTCCAGGAAGGAGAAGCTTCCAGGCTATTGTTACGTGTTAAACGAGTCGCATTAGCCCCCATCGAGTTGGCTATGTAGAGCTCAGAATTGCCTGTAGCTGAAAGAACCATAGCTACCGCCGAGCCATTCGGACTGAAACGAGCACCCGAGTTGGTTCCTTCGTAGGTAGCAAAGGGACTGCGATGAGAGGACTTAGAATCAATAATAAAGATATCCGGGAATCCGGAGCGAAAATATCCGGTGTAGATTATTTTGTTACCATCCGGGGACCAACGAGGATTTACCGACTGGGATTGGTCAGCCGTGTGATATTTGACTTCTCCAAAAAACATATCGGAAGAATAGACCTCCTGATTATTATTTCCGCGTTCACCGATAAACACCAGGCGTGAAGCAAAGAATCCTGGTTTACCTGAGGTTAACCTAACCACTCGATCGGCAGTCCTGAAAAGACTGCTGCTATTGGAAGTACCACGTTCAGAGAATCGTTTTAACTCTTTAGCAGGCCGACCTGACAGTATCGCACACTCTACTTCATTGGCACTCCTGCGAGTAAATTGAAGATGGAACTGTGATTGATTGGCGGCCACTACCTTATAGCCACCGTGTGCATTGAAGGCTGTGTTCAGTAGTGCTTTGTCTTGAGCATCGCTCGAATCGATCGAAACCGTGATAGATTTAGCATGGGTGACGATCGGGCCGAGATCAGTCTGACCGGGAGCATTCAGCTTAAATAGTGTTATAAAAAGAAGGAGGATAAATTTAAGGATACGCATGGTTGGAATGTCAGAAACTAAAAGACCGCAAAAGTTCATCTATTTGTCTCGTCTAATAAACGGTTACACTTTCACTATCGACAACTAAAATTTTTTAAGAAATCACAAGTCCTCACCAAATTCGGGAAATTTCCTTTTATGTCATCAGAACAATCTCTTTTAGACGCGCTAGCTACAATCAATTATCCGGGCTTCAGTCGGGACATCGTATCCTTCGGTCTCGTGCGGTCCGCTGCGTTCGAAAATGGCACCGCCAATGTCAAATTGGCGATCACCACTTCAGATCCACAAATCCCTGCTTCGCTCAAAAAAGATGCGGAGCTCGTCCTAGGCGAAGTAAATGGAGTGGAAGATGTACAAGTGGAGATCGCAGTTACTAAACCCAAGTCCACACCTCCCCCACAGGGTGCACCCGCCGCTAGCAATCAGCAAAGCGCAGCCCTCATCAAAGGAGTGAAAAAGATCATCGCGGTCGCAAGCGGTAAAGGGGGTGTAGGAAAATCGACCTTTTCAGTGAATCTGGCCTGCGCATTCGACTACGTTATCAACGAGATGAAGGGCTCGAGCGCCGTAGGCATAATGGATTGCGATGTGTACGGTCCAAGTATCCCATTAATGATGGGAGTTCGAGGCAGACCCACCATCGAAGAAGAATCCTTGGTCCCGTTAGAAAACCTGGGAATCAAAACGATGTCCATGGGGCTTCTGGTAGATGCAGACACGCCCGTTATCTGGCGTGGCCCCATGGTGAATAAAACGATTCAGCAATTTGCCCAAAACGTAAACTGGGGTGACTTGGATATTCTCGTAGTCGATTTACCACCTGGAACCGGTGATGCCCAGTTGTCTCTGGCTCAAAACATTCCACTCGATGGAGCGGTTATTGTTACCACACCACAGGAAGCAGCTGTATCAGTAACCACACGAGGCGCGAAAATGTTTGAAAAAGTAAACATTCCTATCCTGGGCGTTTCAGAAAACATGAGCTATTTCCTCAACCCAGCTAATGGAGAGAAAGAATACCTCTTCGGAACCGGAGGTGGAGAAAAGGCAGCCGAAGAACTCAACACGACTCTCCTTGGCAAGATCCCCTTAGATGCTGCAATTCGTCAGGGAGGAGACGCCGGAATACCCATTGTCAAAAGCGCGCCTAGCTCTGAAGCTGCACAATCATTTTTTAAAATAGCACGCCAAATCTTAGAATCTTTGTCATAATTGAGATGTTTCTCCCAAAATCGTTAATAGAATCCCCTATTTATATGTGTAGATTCATTTAATTTTTGATTTTCCCAAGTCCGTGAATATACGTCTTAGTTCTCCCAGTTTCTAGCTTTCCTAACCAAAATGACTACCGACAGGCAGCCCGAAGAGATGTCGCAATCTGAAATTATAACCCGTTCCAGCCTATACCAGGAGTTTCTCGCTGAACGGGAGGAAATATTGCGCCACAAGTGGCTGGAATCAGAAAAAGCTGGATACGATATCGGATTTGAGCGGGCATTGCTGGATTGGATCCGCAAGCACCGTGACAAATGGCGGGCCAGCCGCAGTAAAGACTAGAAAAGAAAAAGGCGCTCCGATTTGGGGACGCCTTTTTAGTATCTATAAGAAAGTCTATTTCTTTTCCCGGTGCACGGTATGACGCTTCAGCCAAGGATTGTATTTCTTTTTTTCCACGCGCTCAGTTTGGAGCTTCTTATTGCGTGTGGTCATATAGCGAGAAGGTGGTTTGCCTTCGGCTTTTGCTTCTGTGCATTCGAGGATAACGGTATCTCTAGCCATGGTAATAAAAGTACAATTTTAGAATTAAGCGGAGGAGAAAGAACGATTTTTTGGGCAATATCAATTAAAATCCTCCACTGATTCCTTTTTCAATCAGTGGGAGCATAACACCTTTCCTGAACAGAGTTACTTGCCCGGTGCTCGAAGAAATCACAATCGATACGCACTGGGTCGCTAAAGAGATGGCAAATGCGGCAGCGTGTCTGGCTCCCAACCCTGAAGGCAACTTGTGCTCGTAGTCGGGAACGTGAATGAGTGAGCCTGCTGAAAGAATGACCCCGTCTCCTCGAATAATAAATGCGCCATCTATACTGGAGAATTCCTTAATCGTCTCATCCATGAATGGATTAAGAATATTTCGGTCTTCGTGCTTGTAGCCGTAGAAAGGATTAAGAACCAATGGCTTGGTCAATGCCTCTACCTTTTTCGAATCACCGATCACAAAAAGGGCGCCTATTTTTTGTCCTTCACGCCCTTCTACAGTCAGTTCTGTCGCAATAGCGATAATACGCTCCAGAACCTCGGGCTTAACATTAGCCGGTAAAATACTCCCCTTATTGGATAATACCGATCGAAACTCCTGCTGGATATCGATAATGACAACACTATCAAATTGATTGCTATCGGCGATTCCTCCAACACAGCAAATTTTATCGGTAAACTTGAACAACCCCTTTCCCAACCCGATCAGAGCCGCGCTCCGCAATTGGGAAAAGCGTTTACTGGAAAAAGCTTGAATATGAAGCGTCGGTGTATTCTGAGCCAATACCGGCGAATCAATCATACGGGACGATATCACGACAGCAGGAATTTCCCCAAAGTCGGGGATCACATCTACTCCTCCTATCATCGTATCCGCAAAGAACAGGATGGCCGAAGCATCCACCCCTTTCGCCAAGCGTTGAGCTTCCCTGAAGAGTAAACGATTGGTTTTGCTCTGCTGGGCACTCAAGCGCGTCTGAACACCTGAAAAACCAGAAAGTAATTCAGCTTTGTATTCATCATATGAAGGAGCCTGCAACAGGCGCTCCACAAATCCTTCATCGCGAAATACGCGAGCCACAGACGCTAAAGCTTGCAGGTA
This genomic stretch from Opitutia bacterium ISCC 52 harbors:
- a CDS encoding PTS sugar transporter subunit IIA, whose amino-acid sequence is MQLDRYISEDRILDLEGQDLKSVLVELLDSICFKNQKLNKRSLFKDLINRENAMTTYLGRGVILPHIRVNMRSRFVFAVGRSKEGFDYDGSSETKKVHLVVVLLASEKERNYLQALASVARVFRDEGFVERLLQAPSYDEYKAELLSGFSGVQTRLSAQQSKTNRLLFREAQRLAKGVDASAILFFADTMIGGVDVIPDFGEIPAVVISSRMIDSPVLAQNTPTLHIQAFSSKRFSQLRSAALIGLGKGLFKFTDKICCVGGIADSNQFDSVVIIDIQQEFRSVLSNKGSILPANVKPEVLERIIAIATELTVEGREGQKIGALFVIGDSKKVEALTKPLVLNPFYGYKHEDRNILNPFMDETIKEFSSIDGAFIIRGDGVILSAGSLIHVPDYEHKLPSGLGARHAAAFAISLATQCVSIVISSSTGQVTLFRKGVMLPLIEKGISGGF
- a CDS encoding DUF4032 domain-containing protein, encoding MSQSEIITRSSLYQEFLAEREEILRHKWLESEKAGYDIGFERALLDWIRKHRDKWRASRSKD
- a CDS encoding Mrp/NBP35 family ATP-binding protein produces the protein MSSEQSLLDALATINYPGFSRDIVSFGLVRSAAFENGTANVKLAITTSDPQIPASLKKDAELVLGEVNGVEDVQVEIAVTKPKSTPPPQGAPAASNQQSAALIKGVKKIIAVASGKGGVGKSTFSVNLACAFDYVINEMKGSSAVGIMDCDVYGPSIPLMMGVRGRPTIEEESLVPLENLGIKTMSMGLLVDADTPVIWRGPMVNKTIQQFAQNVNWGDLDILVVDLPPGTGDAQLSLAQNIPLDGAVIVTTPQEAAVSVTTRGAKMFEKVNIPILGVSENMSYFLNPANGEKEYLFGTGGGEKAAEELNTTLLGKIPLDAAIRQGGDAGIPIVKSAPSSEAAQSFFKIARQILESLS
- the rpmG gene encoding 50S ribosomal protein L33; this encodes MARDTVILECTEAKAEGKPPSRYMTTRNKKLQTERVEKKKYNPWLKRHTVHREKK
- a CDS encoding PD40 domain-containing protein — translated: MRILKFILLLFITLFKLNAPGQTDLGPIVTHAKSITVSIDSSDAQDKALLNTAFNAHGGYKVVAANQSQFHLQFTRRSANEVECAILSGRPAKELKRFSERGTSNSSSLFRTADRVVRLTSGKPGFFASRLVFIGERGNNNQEVYSSDMFFGEVKYHTADQSQSVNPRWSPDGNKIIYTGYFRSGFPDIFIIDSKSSHRSPFATYEGTNSGARFSPNGSAVAMVLSATGNSELYIANSMGANATRLTRNNSLEASPSWKPDGTELVFTSDSMGKPQLYRIPSKGGKMTRIATQISNYCAEPDWNPLDPSKIVFTAVFREGFQLVLWDFKANKSTILTRGARDSIEPCWLDDGRHIVFTRRIGSKKQLMVIDSESLQERPISSPRFGNTSQADAVYLR